The Clostridium septicum genome contains a region encoding:
- a CDS encoding SbcC/MukB-like Walker B domain-containing protein, with the protein MKPIKLKIKGLNSFIEEQTIDFEKLTDRGFFGIFGPTGSGKSTILDGITLALYGEVSRKSSNYINTNCDRLNISFDFQISGAEIKRYLVVREFKRDKKSGNPISGKCKIVDITNGEERILADKVKSVNDKCKEIIGLSLDDFTRTVVLPQGKFSEFLKLEGKSRREMLERLFNLQQYGDNLSRKLSREINKEKTENSVLLGQLMGYEDVSEEKRNEKSEELKISNENLDNANKELKFIEEKFKESQEIWNLQLEINDYKNKEMALICKGEEIEKYKNTIKLGESALKVNPYILAYEDIIRNIEVTEKELSKHMLNLDNIKEKKLKIEEEWNNARLKKDKELPEYKIKEQKVKDALEDKKLLLNLEKEIEKLKNIVLTLEKNQELNEKNLIELEGRVEKGNKVIKLEEERKESLKVDSEFKNEIQQGLLITNSLEESIKRLEESKVKTERLTNEIKETSENQIVLKNELDKKIKVLVENEKSLEELIKNCPGNQKDLLELQKLYSESKKSWIEFNKCDTEINKYKTDILKYSGDLKENKNNKVKIENEIEVLKLKVKELEIENIAQTLRKDLKDGEVCPVCGALEHHKENIKHIELRDVKSLEEIIKNKEKQLKEIEATITKIETNQSIANDRIEENTKIIEILGVEFKKYSVEELEKRFIELEKNINEYSLKKENLEKLIVKLKDEQYNLDINYKQVEARIQEGKKQLDISTYEQNNELKQLENIKEELNNIKYRTKVEDFKAKNEEIINTEKEREKSEKNIKRYREKLDELTTEKENIANTLNSIRENLAREKSILQEKNKSKEEKNLQIKNKIGDVDNIENLLLSIQKIIREMEENFINIEKIKEETEESYQKCNDMIISLNAKNNELNKRRDIDKENLDKILKEEEFLNVDEVRNNLIEKNKIENFKLEVEKYNDELSKVRGAIENLIKKINNRVITEEQWLNIQNEKELKEKEVLELSKIKIKVEEELKNIENKIIELKGLLKEKEKLEHKLALLNDLDKLFKGKKFVEFVAATRLKYVSIEASKRLKEITNGNYALEVDENGKFIIRDYKNGGAERDASTLSGGETFITSLALALALSTEIQLKGKAPLELFFLDEGFGTLDDNLLEVVMSSLERIHNDKLKVGIISHVESIKNRVPVKLILTPAESGRGGSKVKIERT; encoded by the coding sequence ATGAAACCAATTAAACTTAAAATAAAAGGATTAAATAGTTTTATAGAAGAGCAAACAATAGATTTTGAAAAACTAACTGATAGAGGTTTTTTTGGTATTTTTGGACCTACGGGTAGTGGTAAATCTACTATATTAGATGGCATAACATTAGCCTTATACGGAGAAGTATCTAGAAAAAGCTCTAATTATATTAATACTAATTGCGATAGGCTAAATATTAGTTTTGATTTCCAAATATCAGGTGCTGAAATTAAAAGATATTTAGTTGTTAGAGAGTTTAAAAGAGATAAGAAATCGGGAAATCCTATATCAGGAAAATGTAAAATAGTTGATATAACTAATGGAGAAGAAAGGATTTTAGCTGATAAAGTAAAAAGTGTAAATGATAAATGTAAGGAGATAATAGGGCTTAGTTTAGATGATTTCACTAGGACTGTAGTTTTACCACAAGGAAAGTTTTCAGAATTTCTAAAGCTAGAAGGTAAAAGTAGAAGAGAAATGCTTGAAAGATTATTTAATTTACAACAATATGGTGACAATTTATCAAGAAAGCTTTCTAGAGAAATAAATAAAGAAAAAACTGAAAACAGTGTACTTTTAGGACAGCTAATGGGATATGAAGATGTTAGCGAAGAAAAGAGAAATGAAAAAAGTGAAGAATTAAAAATAAGTAATGAAAATTTAGATAATGCAAATAAAGAATTAAAGTTTATAGAAGAAAAGTTTAAAGAAAGTCAAGAAATTTGGAATTTACAACTTGAAATTAATGATTATAAAAATAAAGAAATGGCTCTTATTTGTAAAGGGGAAGAAATTGAAAAATACAAAAATACTATAAAATTAGGAGAATCAGCTCTTAAAGTAAATCCTTATATTTTAGCATATGAAGATATTATAAGGAATATAGAAGTTACAGAAAAAGAATTAAGTAAACATATGTTAAATTTAGATAATATTAAAGAAAAAAAATTAAAGATAGAAGAAGAGTGGAATAATGCTCGATTAAAGAAGGATAAAGAATTACCAGAATATAAGATAAAAGAACAAAAAGTAAAAGATGCCTTAGAAGATAAAAAGCTTTTATTAAACTTAGAAAAAGAAATAGAAAAATTAAAAAATATAGTTTTAACTTTAGAGAAAAACCAAGAGTTAAATGAAAAGAATTTAATTGAACTTGAAGGAAGAGTAGAAAAAGGTAATAAAGTAATAAAGCTTGAAGAAGAACGTAAGGAAAGCTTAAAGGTAGATAGTGAATTTAAAAATGAAATTCAACAGGGGTTACTTATTACTAATAGTTTAGAAGAATCTATAAAGAGATTAGAGGAAAGTAAAGTAAAAACAGAAAGACTTACTAATGAAATAAAAGAAACTAGTGAAAATCAAATAGTATTAAAGAATGAATTAGATAAAAAAATTAAGGTTTTAGTAGAAAATGAAAAAAGCTTAGAAGAATTAATAAAAAATTGCCCGGGAAATCAGAAAGATCTATTAGAACTTCAAAAATTATATTCAGAAAGTAAAAAAAGTTGGATTGAATTTAATAAATGTGACACAGAAATTAATAAATATAAAACTGATATATTAAAATATAGTGGAGATTTAAAAGAAAATAAAAACAACAAGGTTAAAATAGAAAATGAAATAGAAGTTTTAAAATTAAAAGTTAAAGAATTAGAAATAGAAAATATAGCTCAAACTTTAAGAAAAGATTTAAAAGATGGAGAAGTTTGCCCAGTTTGTGGAGCTTTAGAGCATCATAAGGAAAATATAAAACATATAGAATTAAGGGATGTTAAATCTTTAGAAGAAATTATAAAAAATAAAGAAAAGCAACTTAAGGAAATTGAGGCTACTATTACAAAAATAGAAACAAATCAAAGTATAGCTAATGATAGAATTGAAGAAAATACAAAAATTATTGAAATTTTAGGAGTAGAATTTAAAAAATATTCAGTAGAAGAATTAGAAAAAAGATTCATAGAACTAGAAAAAAATATTAATGAATATAGCTTAAAAAAGGAAAACTTAGAAAAGTTAATAGTTAAATTAAAGGATGAGCAATACAATTTAGATATTAATTATAAACAGGTTGAAGCAAGAATCCAAGAAGGTAAAAAGCAATTAGATATTTCAACATATGAGCAAAATAATGAATTAAAACAATTAGAAAATATTAAAGAAGAATTAAATAATATTAAATATAGAACTAAGGTAGAAGATTTTAAAGCTAAAAATGAAGAAATAATTAATACTGAAAAGGAAAGAGAAAAATCTGAAAAAAATATTAAAAGGTATAGAGAAAAACTAGATGAGTTAACTACTGAAAAAGAAAATATAGCTAATACTTTAAATAGTATAAGAGAAAATTTAGCTAGAGAAAAATCAATATTACAAGAAAAAAATAAAAGTAAGGAAGAAAAAAATCTTCAAATAAAAAATAAAATTGGAGATGTAGATAATATAGAAAATCTATTATTATCTATTCAAAAAATAATAAGAGAAATGGAAGAGAACTTTATTAATATTGAAAAAATAAAGGAAGAAACAGAGGAAAGTTATCAAAAATGTAATGATATGATAATTAGCCTTAATGCAAAAAATAATGAGCTTAATAAAAGAAGAGATATTGATAAAGAAAATTTAGATAAGATATTAAAAGAAGAAGAATTTTTAAATGTTGATGAAGTAAGAAATAATCTTATAGAGAAAAATAAGATAGAAAATTTTAAATTAGAAGTTGAAAAATATAATGATGAATTATCAAAAGTTAGAGGAGCTATAGAAAACTTAATTAAAAAAATTAATAATAGAGTTATAACAGAAGAGCAATGGTTAAATATTCAAAATGAAAAAGAGTTAAAAGAAAAAGAAGTTTTAGAGTTAAGTAAAATAAAAATTAAAGTTGAAGAAGAGCTTAAAAATATAGAAAATAAAATTATAGAGCTTAAGGGTTTATTAAAAGAAAAAGAAAAGCTTGAACATAAGCTAGCTTTATTAAATGATTTAGATAAGTTATTTAAAGGTAAAAAGTTTGTAGAGTTTGTTGCAGCAACTAGGTTGAAATATGTTTCTATTGAAGCATCTAAAAGACTTAAAGAAATAACTAATGGCAATTATGCTTTAGAAGTAGATGAAAATGGAAAATTTATAATTAGAGATTATAAAAATGGTGGAGCGGAAAGAGATGCATCAACTCTTTCAGGAGGAGAAACATTTATTACATCATTAGCTTTAGCACTAGCATTGTCCACGGAAATTCAATTGAAAGGAAAGGCTCCATTAGAATTATTTTTCTTAGATGAAGGTTTTGGAACTTTAGATGATAATTTATTAGAAGTTGTTATGAGTTCATTAGAAAGGATTCATAATGATAAATTAAAGGTTGGAATAATAAGTCACGTAGAATCTATAAAAAATAGGGTACCTGTAAAACTAATACTTACACCAGCTGAATCAGGGAGAGGTGGAAGTAAAGTTAAGATAGAAAGAACTTAA
- a CDS encoding exonuclease SbcCD subunit D: protein MRILHTGDWHLGKNLEGYSRMDEQEEFLNDFIDIVEENNIDLVIIAGDVYDSSNPPARAEKMFYDTLKKISKNGERLTLVIAGNHDNPERLVAAGPLAMEHGIIMLGTPKSTVEEGEYGKHKVIKSGEGFIEIEINNERSIILTVPYPSEKRLNEVLYGEMDSDEEKMKSYGERIHSLFNSLKENYREDTINLVVSHLFVMKSEESGSERSIQLGGSYIVDGSCFPKEAQYVALGHVHKPQIVPGTEKKARYSGSPLHYNKKEINFTKKCFIVDVKVGEESKINEVEFKVYKPIEIWKCTSIEDAINKCEENRDRSCWVYLEINTDRYIREDEIKQIKDIKKDILEIIPKLNDFEENEEEVSIYEKSFEDIFKDFYKKERGVEADHEILELLLSIVEGGEENETN from the coding sequence ATGAGAATATTACATACAGGAGATTGGCATTTAGGTAAAAACCTAGAAGGATATAGTAGAATGGATGAACAAGAGGAATTTTTAAATGATTTTATAGATATAGTTGAGGAAAATAATATAGACTTAGTAATTATTGCAGGTGATGTTTATGACAGCAGTAATCCACCAGCAAGGGCTGAAAAAATGTTTTATGATACTTTAAAGAAAATATCAAAAAATGGAGAAAGACTCACTTTAGTTATTGCAGGTAATCATGATAATCCAGAAAGATTAGTTGCAGCAGGACCTTTAGCTATGGAACATGGAATTATTATGTTAGGAACTCCTAAAAGCACTGTTGAAGAGGGGGAGTATGGAAAACATAAAGTTATAAAATCAGGTGAAGGATTTATTGAAATAGAGATAAATAATGAAAGATCAATTATATTAACAGTACCATACCCAAGTGAAAAAAGATTAAATGAAGTTCTATATGGAGAAATGGATAGTGATGAAGAAAAAATGAAATCTTATGGAGAAAGAATTCATTCATTATTTAATTCACTTAAGGAAAATTATAGAGAGGATACAATAAATCTTGTAGTATCTCATTTATTTGTTATGAAAAGTGAAGAAAGTGGATCAGAAAGAAGCATTCAATTAGGAGGAAGCTATATTGTAGATGGAAGCTGTTTTCCAAAAGAAGCTCAATATGTGGCTTTAGGTCATGTCCATAAACCACAAATAGTACCAGGAACCGAAAAAAAAGCAAGATATTCAGGTTCACCTCTTCATTATAATAAAAAAGAAATTAATTTTACTAAAAAGTGCTTTATTGTAGATGTTAAAGTAGGAGAAGAAAGTAAAATAAATGAAGTAGAATTTAAGGTTTATAAACCAATTGAAATTTGGAAATGTACAAGTATAGAAGATGCAATAAATAAATGTGAAGAAAACAGAGATAGAAGTTGTTGGGTTTATTTAGAAATAAATACTGATAGGTATATTAGAGAAGATGAAATAAAACAAATAAAGGATATAAAGAAAGATATTCTTGAAATAATTCCCAAATTAAATGATTTTGAAGAAAATGAAGAAGAAGTTAGTATTTATGAAAAGTCATTTGAAGATATATTTAAAGATTTTTATAAAAAGGAAAGAGGAGTAGAGGCTGACCATGAAATTTTAGAACTACTTTTATCAATAGTAGAGGGAGGGGAAGAAAATGAAACCAATTAA
- a CDS encoding FAD-dependent oxidoreductase, giving the protein MNSNVFDVIVIGSGLGGLRSTQELLKNNLKVCMITSKEFCSGASFYPGTWGLGMIGPKDEEDKKNLLENILKVGCNKSNPKLSSILVDNVNDEIDLLLKEGVNFKRSIDSDGVVPCFDSNKRRWFGFDFPSAKKVFSKMLEDKNLTVLSKTKVIDIYNIKDSSKGVLVEYKDKSLDILKSKSIIIASGGYTCLFKHNFSLELNSPIVQYLAYKNGCELINLEYIQFIPAYIKPMYKTVFNERVFNYITLKDRDGNDILENIKDLNNLLKERSTYGPFTTRLKSNIIDKKLFEYYKKDNDSAYFEYPKNIEDIDDTLIYNYFKWLKDSKKNINDKIHIAPFAHACNGGLKIDENASTTVNGIFACGEVTGGVNGADRLGGLSTCNALVFGAIAGKNASKYCKTHEFEDFNIDTPFDIEATKEDLEKFKDILCKLRESLYLEASILRNKESILKAKKIINSLKDESKNINLSTANKAILESYINFSLIFLENIKEL; this is encoded by the coding sequence ATGAATAGTAATGTATTTGATGTAATTGTAATAGGATCTGGTCTTGGTGGATTACGTTCTACTCAAGAACTTTTAAAAAATAATTTAAAGGTCTGTATGATAACTTCTAAGGAATTCTGCTCTGGAGCTAGCTTTTACCCTGGAACTTGGGGACTTGGAATGATTGGCCCTAAAGATGAGGAAGATAAAAAAAATCTATTAGAAAATATACTTAAAGTTGGGTGTAATAAATCTAACCCTAAACTTAGCTCAATTTTAGTAGATAATGTTAATGATGAAATTGATTTACTTTTAAAAGAAGGAGTTAATTTTAAAAGAAGCATAGATTCTGATGGAGTTGTTCCTTGTTTTGATTCTAATAAAAGAAGATGGTTTGGCTTTGATTTTCCAAGTGCTAAAAAAGTATTTTCAAAAATGTTAGAAGATAAAAATTTAACTGTTCTTTCAAAAACTAAAGTAATTGATATATATAACATTAAAGATAGTTCTAAAGGTGTTTTAGTTGAATATAAGGATAAATCTTTAGATATATTAAAATCAAAATCTATAATAATTGCTTCTGGAGGATATACTTGTTTGTTTAAGCACAATTTTTCTTTAGAACTTAATTCTCCTATAGTTCAATATTTAGCATATAAAAATGGCTGTGAACTTATAAATCTAGAGTATATTCAATTTATTCCAGCCTATATTAAACCCATGTATAAAACAGTATTTAATGAAAGAGTTTTTAATTATATAACATTAAAAGATAGAGATGGTAATGATATATTAGAAAATATAAAGGATTTAAATAATTTATTAAAAGAAAGATCTACTTATGGACCTTTTACAACTAGACTTAAATCAAATATTATTGATAAAAAATTGTTTGAATATTATAAAAAAGATAATGATAGTGCTTATTTTGAATATCCCAAAAATATAGAGGACATAGACGACACTTTAATCTATAATTATTTCAAATGGCTTAAAGATTCTAAGAAAAATATAAATGATAAAATACATATAGCACCTTTTGCTCATGCTTGTAATGGTGGCCTTAAAATAGATGAAAATGCCTCTACTACTGTTAATGGAATCTTTGCTTGTGGTGAAGTTACAGGTGGTGTTAATGGCGCTGATAGGCTAGGCGGCTTATCTACTTGTAATGCATTAGTTTTTGGTGCAATTGCTGGAAAAAATGCTAGTAAGTATTGTAAAACTCACGAATTTGAAGACTTTAATATAGATACTCCTTTTGATATTGAGGCTACTAAAGAAGATTTAGAAAAGTTTAAAGATATATTATGTAAACTTAGGGAGTCCCTTTACCTTGAAGCTTCTATATTAAGAAATAAAGAAAGTATATTAAAAGCTAAAAAAATAATAAATTCACTTAAAGATGAATCTAAAAATATTAATCTTTCTACTGCAAATAAAGCGATACTTGAAAGCTATATAAATTTTTCTTTAATTTTCTTAGAAAATATTAAAGAATTATAA
- a CDS encoding phosphate propanoyltransferase — protein MNRNLKCDYKELATKIVSVIRENLEDKVSKREIPVGVSNRHIHLSQEDLEILFGKEYQLSEMKKLKQPGQFAAKETVYIAGPKGCIFNVRVLGPVRKSSQVELSRTDSFALGINNCPIRESGDLKGSGDICVIGPKGSIVLKEKAIIAKRHIHMNSNDAESLNVENGQVVNVITLGDRKTVFGEVVVRVNDSYKLELHLDRDEANAAGLSSDDSVEIVELAL, from the coding sequence ATGAATAGAAATCTAAAGTGTGACTATAAAGAATTAGCAACTAAGATAGTCAGTGTAATAAGAGAGAATTTAGAGGATAAGGTATCAAAAAGAGAGATTCCTGTGGGGGTATCTAACAGACATATACACTTAAGTCAAGAAGACTTAGAAATTCTTTTTGGTAAAGAATATCAGTTAAGTGAAATGAAAAAGTTAAAACAACCGGGGCAATTTGCAGCTAAAGAAACAGTATATATAGCAGGTCCAAAAGGATGTATTTTTAATGTGCGTGTACTTGGACCAGTTAGAAAGTCAAGTCAAGTAGAGCTTTCAAGAACAGATAGCTTTGCATTAGGAATAAATAATTGTCCTATTAGGGAATCGGGTGATTTAAAAGGATCAGGTGATATATGTGTTATAGGTCCTAAGGGAAGTATTGTTTTAAAGGAAAAAGCTATAATAGCTAAGAGACATATTCATATGAATTCAAATGATGCTGAAAGCTTAAATGTAGAAAATGGACAAGTAGTTAATGTAATAACTTTAGGAGATAGAAAAACTGTTTTTGGAGAAGTAGTTGTTAGAGTAAATGATAGTTATAAGTTAGAATTACATTTAGATAGGGATGAAGCAAATGCAGCAGGTTTATCTTCAGATGATAGTGTTGAAATAGTAGAGTTGGCCTTATAA
- a CDS encoding methyl-accepting chemotaxis protein, whose protein sequence is MQKERVNKAKDKTILKSIQGKLILIVGAIIIFSSAITSIFTFNAMEEKQYEQILHTLKADVTGISNTIQYKMNSEAVEVNGYIFDDDFVNFIKVDINELKKNNATLIEAQNKLNNTLKNNVKSEYIENEYMVNKDGIVVAASDKAGLLVDVSNREYFINTKNGQDIYYSNVLKSNETGNYINVIAKRMNDENGNFLGIICKDVVADIYNSLLSQYNHERYEVFLTDRDGKVLYKQDKNLIGTVTGVDEIDNNPNEKIGEINQINYIYNGEKKISLSTVIPELGWHVYSTGYVDDIKDTINQAFNSTKIVTIITLIIALIIMYFVSKKLTDPIKKLTTCMDDISKGDLSIRITDINTKDEIEELSNQINKTVESLGNILRDINGSINTVNDQSQNLSAINEEVSASNYEIMQAMNGISERTYEAAQQAQESEEQTKDLEESINSLDKNNNIMVEQNREVMNSLNESNERVNTLMTSKKESVESFNDLKDTMEELFKGIRNIANFLDIISNIAEQTNLLSLNAAIEAARAGEAGRGFAVVSDEIRGLSNETQKATDNIKSIIDSINLLVRNTRNTLDSTEKISNEEKHNFELMEEAFNKMQDVLNRMVNTTTEISNDVKVVNGRKEKVLGAISEVATSAQQIAAITEEVNASVTEQSATFTSVNKSAEELQYTAENVKNRIDVFKL, encoded by the coding sequence ATGCAAAAAGAACGTGTTAACAAGGCTAAAGATAAAACCATATTGAAATCAATTCAAGGAAAGCTAATATTAATTGTCGGTGCAATAATAATATTTAGCTCGGCAATAACAAGTATATTCACATTTAATGCTATGGAAGAAAAGCAGTATGAACAAATATTACATACATTAAAGGCTGATGTAACTGGAATATCAAACACTATACAATATAAAATGAATAGTGAAGCAGTAGAGGTTAATGGATATATTTTTGATGATGATTTTGTTAATTTTATAAAGGTAGACATTAATGAGTTAAAAAAGAATAATGCTACATTAATTGAAGCGCAAAATAAATTAAATAATACATTAAAGAATAATGTCAAAAGTGAATATATAGAAAATGAATATATGGTAAATAAAGATGGTATAGTTGTTGCAGCTTCTGACAAAGCTGGATTATTGGTGGATGTTTCCAATAGAGAGTACTTTATAAATACAAAAAATGGACAGGATATATATTATTCAAATGTACTTAAATCAAATGAAACAGGAAATTATATTAATGTTATAGCCAAAAGAATGAACGATGAAAATGGGAATTTTTTAGGAATAATTTGTAAAGATGTTGTTGCAGATATTTATAATTCATTATTAAGTCAATATAATCACGAAAGATATGAAGTATTTCTAACAGATAGAGATGGAAAGGTTCTTTATAAGCAGGATAAAAATCTTATTGGAACTGTAACAGGAGTAGATGAAATAGATAATAATCCTAATGAAAAAATTGGTGAAATTAATCAAATTAATTATATATATAATGGAGAAAAGAAAATTTCATTAAGTACTGTAATACCTGAGCTGGGATGGCATGTTTATTCAACTGGATATGTAGATGATATAAAAGATACAATAAACCAGGCATTTAATTCTACTAAAATTGTTACAATAATAACATTAATTATAGCTTTAATAATTATGTATTTTGTATCAAAAAAGCTTACAGATCCAATAAAGAAACTTACAACATGTATGGATGATATCTCAAAAGGTGATTTAAGTATTAGAATTACAGATATTAATACAAAAGATGAAATTGAAGAATTATCCAATCAAATTAATAAGACTGTAGAAAGTTTAGGAAATATTTTAAGGGATATAAATGGTTCTATAAACACAGTTAATGATCAGTCACAAAACTTATCAGCAATAAATGAAGAAGTTTCAGCATCTAATTATGAAATAATGCAGGCTATGAATGGTATATCAGAAAGAACATATGAAGCTGCACAACAAGCTCAAGAATCTGAAGAGCAAACTAAGGATTTAGAAGAATCTATAAATAGTCTTGATAAGAATAATAATATAATGGTTGAGCAAAATAGAGAGGTTATGAATTCTCTTAATGAAAGTAACGAAAGAGTAAATACATTAATGACTTCTAAAAAGGAATCAGTAGAAAGTTTTAATGATTTAAAAGATACTATGGAAGAACTATTTAAAGGAATAAGAAATATAGCTAATTTTTTAGATATTATTAGTAATATTGCAGAACAAACAAATCTTTTATCATTAAATGCAGCAATTGAAGCAGCGAGAGCAGGAGAAGCAGGTCGTGGGTTTGCAGTTGTGTCAGATGAAATAAGAGGATTGTCAAATGAAACACAAAAAGCTACTGATAATATTAAATCAATTATAGATAGCATTAATTTACTAGTAAGAAATACAAGAAATACTTTAGATAGCACTGAAAAAATTAGTAATGAAGAAAAGCATAACTTTGAGTTAATGGAAGAAGCTTTCAATAAAATGCAAGATGTTTTAAATAGAATGGTTAATACTACAACTGAAATAAGCAATGATGTAAAAGTGGTAAATGGTAGAAAAGAAAAAGTATTAGGTGCAATTTCAGAAGTAGCAACTTCTGCTCAGCAAATAGCAGCTATAACAGAAGAAGTTAATGCTTCTGTAACAGAGCAATCAGCAACATTTACGTCAGTTAATAAAAGTGCTGAAGAATTACAATATACAGCGGAAAATGTCAAAAATAGAATAGATGTATTTAAATTATAA
- a CDS encoding (deoxy)nucleoside triphosphate pyrophosphohydrolase: protein MKKLIKVVGAIIENDNQEILCALRSKDMSVSKFWEFPGGKVEDGESIGDAIVREIKEELDCTVEFMDIFNDNTHEYENVIVNLIVTRCKLVQGTPKANEHAKLLWLHTDYIESLTWAPADIPAMKQLAKSVK from the coding sequence ATGAAGAAATTAATAAAAGTAGTTGGAGCAATCATTGAAAATGATAATCAAGAAATTCTTTGTGCCTTACGATCAAAGGATATGTCAGTATCTAAGTTTTGGGAATTTCCTGGTGGTAAAGTTGAAGATGGTGAAAGTATAGGCGATGCAATAGTTAGAGAAATTAAAGAAGAATTAGATTGTACTGTTGAATTTATGGATATTTTTAATGATAATACTCACGAGTATGAAAATGTTATAGTAAATTTAATAGTTACAAGATGTAAGTTAGTACAAGGGACTCCCAAAGCTAATGAGCACGCTAAATTATTATGGTTACATACAGATTACATAGAAAGCCTAACATGGGCTCCTGCTGATATTCCTGCTATGAAACAGCTAGCTAAATCAGTAAAATAA